A window from Drosophila nasuta strain 15112-1781.00 chromosome 3, ASM2355853v1, whole genome shotgun sequence encodes these proteins:
- the LOC132788191 gene encoding cubilin homolog: MCKRKYIIQIFLPFIVILFIKLPPIQASFNRDQALLRAIDDGTLLIEAAQDRNITLRLMGDAASLLLNEVDIVALLQRRRRAATAQSTATHREPLSLDALKEEFRGVQRDLNRLVRWLSNMHNGTRRSGLSQRVLRRTLQRVQLVGNTLTTLESNLRLNECASNPCKNGGTCHDAYKSFQCICPKNWQGATCEDDVNECFDLASTDLDVCMNDAQCINTPGSYRCVCRTGYSGVHCRLHHNACLSNQSAELCGSHGTCLSASNAAGYVCICDQGWTWADANVTQASASPCTRDVDECAPDINPCHDECINLPGSFRCAACPPGYTGDGKYCRDIDECRDGNNGGCSQRPTVSCINTEGSFRCGRCPIGWTGDGRSCSPTKSNSCDGEQICNDHAKCEYISETVVCSCRIGYYGHGYGADGCTEDSDRKPCDNHRCQNNGTCVLSGRGTSCICQPGYKGALCMESDACHPNPCHNGGTCRLLPRNEFMCVCQAGYSGSSCSHLRSFCGISLRNETGSVRFPPSEDRTQLAYEPNERCPFTIATRHGMILNVTFTFFDLENSTDCTADFLQLHDGNSLSAPLIGRFCGQQLPLGNGTVMTTQSQLFLWFLSNNATQGHGFNLTWSSMPMTCGEELILKMGQTGVLRSPGYPGKAQRGIDCRWKLLARFGTRFLLHFYEITLGPSESRTPQSSNCSEGDYLSIYETNRQLYRTCQSAEPAPLYSSVNLLSLHFHTDLVRMDSSFQVHYEVIAGHPNCGGIFTEASGLIIGHMNSFICLFLVQQPKGTRIQLFFEQLDFMDCLLQSVEVFDGSSVDQPLLGRFCNMMQANQHFLLSSSNLILLRYEYLLAGFELPSNFKVRYTRVCGANITSNSGDLSTPNYPNGYLENLDCTYYINIPVQYKIRLTIIDLSISGKETISAEHQDDDESINFSIQPNYLDVYFSRNSSDKQRYTQNLTNVVLVSKNNQMRLHFHGVSNPQRARGLRFQFEATSAECGGVFTSQAGHLRTTWDEENYSYLITALWGKGNYFEISKGGQLEPFELSEDIDSNLLTIRAFGEQFISQLNFDYKPANDMCGGTYSARYGIIKSPNWPDKYGSSENCTWIIRVPFGERLELIVHNFTTERTSDRCTDDYVEIRNGDHAEAPLIGRYCGWDIPPRLPSYANALYIHFHSDAVMQESGFHFNWQITTVGCGGKLTSSSGSIHSPHSMSGNRGALACDWQISVSAGSTVDLQLQSRDDLCNGLLSLYDGPTVGSPKLPLNCSIVGEKLALRSRGNQVLVRYNVNDESPEGMHFLLDYTTNCIVRLEQLSGAIETPNFPDKYDTNTKCEWDIRAGEAKSHVQLAISHMSFEAVDPDCAFDYVLLRDYRNTQLVSERRLCTATQDVVTSVGNRLVLQFNSDASIGSQGFHAEFKRVGCGEELRAASGKIETPNAPFSVDEDCKWHILVPEGYQIELSIEELHIETPQHDCSQDTLTVWSGSNASDVMLRSCQVEFTAQKFSSPANELHIRFRSSTQRTRKYMKATYTQVPARCGGTISASSGLIASPSYYQQGLDVYDKDIECVWVVEVEHPYTTIQFSFDVFNFTTNSELSSLTIYGSKHLKKGDLIKPANFSIQYSGNEPSEPLTMEGTVHVTFKAKKGAWGKFAMRFQRGCGGKRIDHEGYLNSRLDTNCIWEIQSENGTRISLNINQLECPCTSQGGNYGLWIYNDEDDVLYYNLCKEHPNSLVIPTNVARIEAVGIVLAAQFSTLDNSCGGTIKSARGTLNSPNYPDSYPSNVECEWQTNLRPGNAIELRFEAMDIFKSEHCNFDFLEVRAGKTGSLLGLYCDNVLPVEPLTVSSDVWVKFRSQSGSTGKGFKLRWNYAHVNEFSNITSGKIESPPTLAVRGDEQPYIWRIFAELDSIIVIDFKEYNTGLQLFDGFDDTGLRIPIQNSPWQFTSSSNIIYLKTVNADFDAFLLNWHIQRTDHLVGNVTLTEGCGMSYIVGREDRIQVMSPGYPHGYRPRLNCEWEFKAQDDDRHVVAKLYDVSLEVSDKCALDYLSIQTSSNMVDWQEQLHVCNMSATSLLKRVEGTPYLKIKFISDVSMNGTGFRAVVETNCGGNMTGKVGTIMIPKKERLWYQYMEDSIVCEYHINVRPGSVVDISIEYHSEAVNNTCTHYGLIYDGVDTGAPMLPHGKFCNQLNFNKKSYRTSGPHATIKYLMFEKWNNRMGTRHVQNNWTLTYREYNDCQSEIRLTHLSPSYVLSTPKYPDYPPAYSDCTWLIVAPLGETVSATFVNTFDLSVQNCDKEFAELYDGSTMLSRRLLRTCHKPATTRSSGNMLLVHYQSELNEPHAGFSLNVSVSQCGGEHTSPSGVISSVNYPLLGGYPKPAECEYTVKTRSDTHIVVNITDLNVPYDVAANANDLDRLEFSDMVDERRVLLILYGNLTEIPYSIPFSTNELAVRFVTKNSKLNTYRGFSLQYNKVVGACKHAVNAVSGELQLSRTLIPEKWARYCQWRIMVPKGQRVRFEFLNLDELRSVTPIPPTQSKQSIVSSELHVMAYNDMSGLSKIVDFNFNTYNGSRFIESTDNLLNIKIILRSSLPRKTIRARFLSMEASSCPPDIGRQAAGTLSNVEMLQVPRYYCHLHFLSDPQVTISFNVTYSMVRRGGLIRFSDQLQRELKILRPGDATFSLATTFGRIEIVQIEPDIGFNFRATYRRYACGGNIRMMDGTTMQLPLLREHFGALECVWTLNNDNFNRLQVNASSLSFADRCENEYVSISVKFGDGELSRFCRDTVVTSNSTLPFRIGYVVRYHATQYQAGSSEFQLIANKKLKDSSLVSGIIVLYGDRPAPLVTVGPSEYKNNNELMWEYQAPSDLSLRLEFRDRFFIEMAPNCSNDRVEVLEYRADLWQTIDTLCGRELPAPQITRSNRLRIIFRTNDNITADGFTFNVSTTCDTKLQVSRELQTHSGGNTYQSISNNDMRCNYEFVTDTKHQLVVTVIPKGNPAWLQRACRNSYFDAYRTVNGKEQLINQTMCPSFEVSGYERLRLVFTTFSSTFPFELQYQLVGCGGNYTAPFTLRPLLSDLGSTYKSRQECKWHVLAPPQHAIFLRFKYFEVENRCQYGDLSIYRGNSHSKEHLISKLCGNLTSPSVMVDSNEALIVATLPRYMDESGRGFVASVHFTPNCNERLALSEGNTRLDLVRSYQLNASTAGDELHCYFRVSVPLGNRVSVWLKQLQLNELACPKCSSLEILDGFDGNSASLGSYYSHLGNGTKLYSSYNEMVIKLSAIAPSKNISFEILLEIEPSFCGQLSYTLGRNEFINLRLSSKSISSTFQGNVHCQWHFTTVLDIQIDVHDVQLSDISPLTRKCVDYVFIKGDYFDRYYCGEFSNTTWYLPYSRSFNVIFHSSGSDISYELNLTIRPKINCNRTFVSLDGILNYNGMERSEAKNCINEIHVPNGYAVALELDFVHFYQFIDSGHLLITDVGANRTLLNATNDYKSKPASFLSTSNAIRIDSSNVGSISIFYHSNVNTLPAGCGGNLTSLEGQLAYPPYDNHDFSDCTWYISVPAGITLQFYFKTFDMGSATNCDLNNISVYEKLDDDSETQRRFCGSTMPAAFNMQSDRIRIVAKKSPNFVGSGFRLSYNHFNV, translated from the exons ATGTGTAAAAGGAAATATATTATTCAGATTTTTCTGCCTTTTATCGTGATCCTGTTCATAAAGTTGCCACCGATACAGGCAAGTTTTAATCGTGATCAAGCGTTGCTTCGGGCCATTGACGATGGCACACTGCTTATTGAAGCAGCCCAGGATCGAAACATCACTTTGCGTCTAATGGGAGATGCTGCCTCATTGCTGCTCAACGAAGTGGATATTGTTGCCTTGTTGCAGCGACGCCGACGTGCAGCCACCGCacaatcaacagcaacacacCGAGAGCCCTTGTCCCTGGATGCACTCAAGGAGGAGTTTCGTGGTGTTCAACGCGATCTCAATCGACTCGTGCGTTGGCTGAGTAACATGCACAATGGCACTCGACGTAGTGGACTCAGTCAGCGCGTGCTACGACGGACTCTGCAACGTGTCCAGCTCGTGGGAAACACCTTAACAACGCTGGAATCCAATCTACGTCTCAACGAGTGTGCCTCTAATCCCTGCAAGAATGGCGGCACCTGTCATGACGCCTATAAGTCCTTCCAGTGCATCTGTCCCAAGAACTGGCAA GGCGCCACTTGCGAAGATGATGTGAACGAGTGTTTCGACTTGGCTAGCACAGATTTGGATGTCTGCATGAACGATGCCCAGTGCATCAATACTCCTGGCAGCTATCG CTGTGTGTGCCGCACTGGCTACTCGGGAGTTCATTGTCGACTGCATCACAACGCCTGCCTGAGCAATCAGTCAGCGGAGCTGTGCGGCAGTCATGGCACCTGCCTGTCCGCCAGCAATGCAGCTGGCTATGTGTGCATCTGTGATCAGGGCTGGACGTGGGCAGATGCGAATGTGACTCAGGCAAGCGCCAGTCCCTGCACACGGGATGTGGACGAGTGTGCACCCGATATAAATCCCTGCCACGATGAGTGCATCAATTTGCCGGGCAGCTTTCGTTGTGCTGCCTGTCCGCCAGGCTACACTGGGGATGGTAAGTACTGTCGGGATATCGATGAGTGTCGAGATGGCAACAATGGCGGCTGCAGTCAGCGTCCGACGGTCAGCTGCATCAACACCGAGGGTTCATTTCGCTGTGGCCGCTGTCCCATTGGCTGGACGGGTGATGGGAGAAGCTGCTCGCCGACCAAGTCCAATTCCTGCGACGGCGAACAGATTTGCAACGATCACGCCAAATGCGAATACATCTCGGAGACGGTGGTTTGCAGCTGTCGAATCGGTTACTATGGTCATGGCTATGGCGCCGATGGCTGCACCGAAGATTCGGATCGAAAGCCCTGCGACAATCATCGCTGCCAGAATAATGGCACCTGTGTACTGAGTGGCCGTGGCACCAGCTGCATTTGCCAGCCGGGCTACAAGGGTGCCCTGTGCATGGAGTCAGATGCTTGCCATCCGAATCCCTGCCACAATGGCGGCACCTGCCGCCTACTGCCACGAAATGAGTTCATGTGTGTTTGCCAAGCCGGCTACtcaggcagcagctgctctcATCTACGCAGCTTCTGCGGCATCTCGTTGCGCAACGAGACTGGCAGCGTACGCTTTCCACCCAGCGAGGACAGAACTCAGTTGGCATATGAACCGAATGAGCGGTGTCCCTTCACCATTGCCACTCGACATGGAATGATCTTGAATGTGACCTTTACCTTCTTTGATCTGGAGAACAGCACCGATTGCACTGCCGACTTTCTGCAGTTGCACGATGGCAACTCCTTGTCTGCCCCACTTATTGGACGCTTCTGTGGCCAGCAGTTGCCGCTCGGTAATGGCACTGTTATGACCACACAGTCGCAATTGTTTCTCTGGTTTCTCTCGAACAATGCCACGCAGGGACATGGGTTTAATCTAACCTGGAGCTCAATGCCCATGACATGTGGCGAGGAACTCATCCTGAAAATGGGTCAGACGGGTGTGCTGCGCTCTCCCGGTTATCCGGGCAAGGCACAACGCGGCATAGACTGTCGCTGGAAATTGTTGGCGCGCTTTGGCACACGTTTCCTGCTGCACTTTTATGAGATTACACTGGGTCCCTCTGAGAGTCGAACGCCGCAGTCAAGCAATTGCAGTGAAGGAGATTATCTGAGCATATATGAAACGAATCGACAGCTATATCGGACCTGTCAATCGGCTGAGCCAGCGCCTCTCTACAGCTCAGTGAATCTCTTAAGCTTGCACTTCCACACAGATTTGGTGCGCATGGACAGCTCGTTCCAAGTGCATTACGAGGTGATTGCTGGGCATCCCAATTGCGGTGGCATTTTTACTGAAGCGAGTGGTCTAATAATTGGCCACATGAATTCCTTCATTTGTTTGTTCCTCGTGCAACAGCCAAAGGGCACCAGAATCCAGCTCTTTTTCGAGCAACTCGATTTCATGGATTGCCTGCTGCAGAGTGTTGAGGTATTCGACGGGTCCAGCGTTGATCAGCCGCTGCTAGGACGTTTCTGCAACATGATGCAAGCCAATCAGCACTTTCTTTTATCTAGCAGCAATCTGATTCTACTGCGTTATGAATATCTGCTGGCAGGCTTCGAGCTGCcaagtaattttaaagtgcGATACACTCGAG tttGCGGCGCTAATATAACATCAAATTCGGGAGATTTATCGACTCCAAACTATCCGAATGGATACTTGGAGAACTTGGACTgcacatactatataaatattccTGTACAATATAAGATCCGACTTACAATAATCGATCTATCGATTAGTGGGAAGGAAACAATCTCTGCTGAGCATCAGGATGACGACGAATctataaatttttcaattcaacCGAACTATTTGGAT GTTTATTTTTCTCGGAACTCAAGCGATAAACAACGGTACACGCAAAATCTGACCAATGTTGTTTTGGTCTCCAAAAATAACCAGATGCGACTGCACTTCCATGGAGTTAGCAATCCTCAGCGTGCTCGTGGTCTTCGGTTTCAATTCGAGGCAACCTCCGCGGAATGTGGAGGCGTCTTTACTTCCCAAGCAGGACACCTACGA ACTACGTGGGACGAGGAAAATTACAGTTATTTGATAACAGCACTGTGGGGGAAGGGAAACTACTTCGAAATTTCAAAGGGGGGACAACTAGAGCCATTTGAACTGAGCGAAGACATCGATTCGAATCTTCTGACAATAAGAGCATTTGGGGAACAATTTATCTCACAACTAAATTTTGATTACAAACCAGCTAATGACA TGTGTGGCGGCACTTACTCAGCACGCTACGGTATCATTAAGAGTCCCAATTGGCCAGATAAATATGGTTCATCTGAGAATTGCACTTGGATCATTAGGGTGCCGTTCGGAGAACGCCTTGAGCTTATTGTTCACAATTTTACAACGGAAAGAACTTCGGATCGCTGCACTGATGACTATGTGGAGATCAG AAATGGCGACCACGCGGAAGCACCGTTGATAGGACGCTACTGTGGTTGGGATATTCCACCGCGACTGCCTTCCTATGCAAATGCGCTCTATATACACTTTCACTCTGATGCAGTAATGCAGGAAAGTGGCTTCCATTTCAACTGGCAGATCACAACCGTTGGATGCGGCGGCAAGCTGACGTCATCGTCAGGTTCTATACACTCGCCACACAGCATGTCGGGCAATCGAGGTGCTCTGGCCTGCGATTGGCAGATCAGTGTGTCTGCTGGATCAACGGTGGATCTGCAGCTGCAGAGCCGTGACGATCTGTGCAATGGTCTCTTGTCCTTATACGATGGACCCACTGTTGGTAGTCCCAAACTGCCACTGAACTGCAGCATTGTAGGAGAGAAATTGGCATTGCGATCCAGAGGAAATCAAGTGTTGGTGCGCTATAATGTGAATGACGAATCACCTGAAGGCATGCATTTTCTACTGGACTACACTACCAATTGCATTGTGCGCTTGGAGCAGCTGAGTGGCGCCATTGAGACACCCAATTTCCCCGATAAATATGACACCAATACCAAATGCGAGTGGGACATACGAGCTGGAGAGGCCAAGAGTCATGTGCAGTTGGCTATCTCCCACATGAGCTTCGAAGCCGTTGATCCCGATTGTGCTTTTGACTACGTGCTGCTTCGCGACTATCGGAACACTCAGCTCGTGAGCGAGCGACGTTTATGCACCGCCACTCAAGATGTCGTCACTAGTGTGGGTAATCGACTGGTGTTGCAATTCAATAGTGATGCATCGATCGGATCACAGGGTTTCCATGCCGAATTCAAGCGTGTGGGCTGCGGCGAAGAGTTGCGCGCTGCCAGTGGCAAGATTGAGACACCGAATGCTCCATTCAGTGTCGATGAGGATTGCAAGTGGCACATCCTTGTGCCCGAAGGCTATCAAATCGAACTCTCCATTGAGGAGTTGCACATTGAGACACCGCAACACGATTGCAGTCAGGATACGCTGACCGTTTGGTCTGGCAGCAATGCATCTGATGTCATGCTGCGCAGTTGCCAAGTGGAGTTCACTGCTCAAAAATTCTCCTCCCCAGCAAATGAGCTGCATATCCGATTCCGTAGCAGCACGCAACGTACTCGCAAATACATGAAAGCCACGTACACTCAAGTGCCAGCCAGGTGTGGAGGCACCATTAGTGCGAGCAGCGGACTTATTGCATCTCCCAGCTATTACCAGCAAGGCTTGGATGTTTATGATAAGGATATCGAGTGCGTATGGGTCGTAGAG GTTGAACATCCCTATACTACTATTCAATTCAGCTTCgatgttttcaattttacgACGAATTCCGAGTTGTCTAGTCTGACAATTTATGGCTCTAAGCATTTAAAGAAAGGAGATTTAATTAAGCCGGCAAATTTCAGTATTCAATACAGTGGCAACGAACCTTCAGAGCCCCTAACAATGGAGGGCACTGTTCATGTGACATTTAAAGCCAAAAAAGGTGCATGGGGTAAGTTTGCGATGCGGTTTCAACGAGGATGCGGCGGTAAGAGAATTGACCACGAGGGTTATCTAAACTCTCGACTCgatacaaattgcatttgggaAATTCAGTCAGAAAATGGAACTAGAATTTCACTTAACATTAATCAACTGGAGTGTCCATGCACATCACAAGGCGGCAATTATGGATTATGGATATACAACGATGAGGATGATGTGCTTTATTATAATCTATGCAAAGAGCATCCGAATAGTTTGGTTATCCCCACTAACGTGGCACGCATTGAAGCAGTGGGCATTGTGCTAGCAGCTCAATTTAGCACCCTCGATAATTCCTGTGGAGGTACAATTAAGTCCGCTCGCGGCACACTTAATTCTCCCAACTATCCGGACAGCTATCCCTCAAATGTGGAATGCGAATGGCAAACGAATCTCCGTCCTGGCAATGCCATTGAACTAAGATTCGAGGCAATGGACATTTTCAAGTCCGAACACTGCAATTTCGATTTCCTGGAAGTACGTGCTGGTAAGACGGGCTCCTTACTGGGTCTATACTGTGACAATGTGCTGCCTGTGGAGCCCCTGACTGTTAGCTCGGACGTCTGGGTGAAATTCCGAAGTCAGTCTGGCAGCACTGGCAAAGGATTCAAGTTACGCTGGAATTATG CTCACGTCaatgaattttcaaatatCACAAGTGGTAAGATCGAATCGCCACCAACGCTTGCGGTACGTGGCGATGAGCAGCCTTACATTTGGCGCATCTTTGCGGAACTTGACTCGATTATCGTGATTGACTTTAAGGAGTACAACACTGGACTGCAG CTGTTTGATGGTTTTGATGACACCGGATTGCGCATCCCAATACAGAACTCGCCCTGGCAGTTCACCTCGAGTAGCAATATCATCTATCTGAAAACTGTAAATGCAGATTTCGACGCCTTTCTGTTGAATTGGCACATTCAGAGAACTGATCATCTGGTCGGCAATGTGACGCTAACCGAAGGATGTGGCATGAGCTACATAGTGGGACGCGAAGACCGGATTCAAGTAATGTCACCAGGGTATCCACATGGTTATCGACCGAGGTTGAACTGTGAGTGGGAGTTCAAGGCACAGGACGATGATCGCCATGTCGTTGCAAAACTTTATGATGTCAGTCTGGAGGTATCGGACAAGTGCGCGCTAGACTATCTGAGCATTCAGACTTCAAGCAATATGGTGGATTGGCAGGAGCAGTTGCATGTCTGCAATATGAGCGCAACTTCGCTCTTAAAACGCGTCGAAGGCACACCGTATCTAAAAATCAAGTTCATCTCTGACGTATCTATGAATGGTACCGGCTTTAGAGCAGTTGTCGAAACCAATTGTGGTGGCAATATGACTGGTAAGGTGGGCACCATCATGATTCCTAAGAAGGAAAGGTTGTGGTATCAATATATGGAAGATAGTATCGTCTGTGAGTATCACATCAATGTACGACCCGGCAGTGTCGTCGACATAAGCATCGAGTATCATTCAGAGGCTGTCAACAACACTTGCACGCACTATGGACTCATCTATGATGGTGTCGACACCGGAGCACCGATGTTGCCGCACGGCAAGTTCTGCAaccaattgaattttaataagaaGTCATATCGGACGAGTGGACCACATGCTACCATCAAATATTTGATGTTCGAAAAATGGAATAACCGCATGGGAACTAGGCACGTGCAGAACAACTGGACACTAACATATCGAGAGTACAATGATTGTCAATCTGAAATTCGACTAACCCATCTCTCGCCCAGCTACGTGCTTAGCACTCCCAAGTATCCGGATTATCCTCCAGCATACTCGGACTGCACGTGGTTGATAGTGGCACCGTTGGGCGAAACCGTTTCAGCCACTTTCGTAAATACCTTCGACTTAAGTGTACAGAATTGCGACAAGGAGTTTGCCGAGCTCTACGATGGTTCAACAATGCTCTCACGTCGTCTACTCCGAACATGCCACAAACCAGCGACAACAAGAAGCTCTGGAAATATGCTGCTGGTACATTACCAGTCGGAGCTCAATGAACCCCATGCGGGTTTCTCGCTAAATGTTTCGGTAAGTCAGTGCGGTGGCGAGCACACTTCTCCAAGTGGGGTGATCAGTTCCGTAAATTATCCATTACTGGGTGGCTATCCCAAGCCGGCTGAATGCGAGTATACCGTCAAAACCCGGTCGGATACACATATCGTTGTCAACATTACCGATTTGAATGTGCCCTATGATGtggcagcaaatgcaaatgatttgGATCGCCTTGAGTTCTCGGATATGGTAGATGAACGACGTGTCTTGTTAATACTTTATGGGAATCTCACAGAGATACCCTATTCGATTCCCTTTTCAACAAACGAACTCGCTGTGCGATTCGTGACAAAGAACTCTAAGCTTAATACATACCGAGGATTTAGTCTACAATATAACAAGGTTGTTGGTGCCTGCAAACACGCTGTCAATGCTGTTTCTGGGGAGCTACAACTATCACGGACTTTAATTCCTGAGAAGTGGGCGCGGTACTGCCAGTGGCGTATTATGGTGCCAAAGGGTCAACGCGTTCGCTTTGAATTCCTCAACCTAGATGAGCTGCGTTCCGTCACTCCGATACCCCCCACTCAATCAAAACAATC AATTGTCTCGTCGGAATTGCACGTTATGGCCTACAATGACATGAGCGGGTTGTCCAAAATAGtcgattttaatttcaataccTACAATGGTAGCAGATTTATTGAATCTACCGATAATCTTTTGAACATCAAAATTATACTCCGGTCCTCCCTGCCGCGAAAGACGATCCGTGCACGCTTTTTGTCGATGGAAGCCTCCTCCTGCCCGCCAGACATTGGTAGACAGGCTGCAGGCACGCTTTCCAATGTGGAGATGTTGCAAGTGCCCCGCTATTACTGTCACTTGCACTTCTTGTCCGATCCGCAGGTAACCATCAGCTTTAATGTCACGTACTCCATGGTGAGGCGTGGTGGTTTGATCAGGTTCTCCGATCAGCTGCAAAGGGAGCTGAAAATATTGCGTCCAGGAGATGCAACTTTCTCGCTGGCGACCACATTTGGGCGCATTGAGATCGTTCAAATCGAGCCGGACATTGGGTTTAATTTCCGGGCTACTTATAGACGTTACGCATGTGGCGGAAACATTAGGATGATGGACGGCACCACAATGCAGCTGCCACTGTTGAGGGAACACTTTGGCGCCCTCGAATGTGTATGGACGCTGAATAATGATAACTTTAACCGCTTACAAGTCAATGCCAGTAGTTTAAGCTTCGCTGATCGCTGTGAGAATGAATATGTGAGCATCTCAGTCAAATTCGGAGACGGTGAACTGAGTAGATTCTGTCGCGACACGGTCGTgaccagcaacagcacactACCATTTAGAATCGGCTACGTGGTGCGTTATCATGCAACTCAGTATCAAGCAGGAAGCAGCGAGTTCCAGCTGAttgccaacaaaaaactaaaagattCGAGTTTGGTATCCGGAATTATAGTGCTATATGGAGATAGGCCAGCGCCTCTAGTGACTGTTGGTCCATCagaatacaaaaacaacaatgagcTTATGTGGGAGTATCAAGCGCCGTCGGATTTGTCGCTGCGTTTGGAGTTCCGGGATCGGTTCTTCATTGAGATGGCGCCCAATTGCAGTAATGATCGCGTCGAGGTGCTCGAATATAGAGCAGATCTCTGGCAAACGATAGACACACTCTGTGGACGAGAGTTGCCTGCGCCTCAGATTACACGTTCGAATCGTCTACGTATTATCTTTCGCACCAATGACAACATCACAGCTGATGGCTTCACCTTCAACGTCTCCACAACCTGTGATACGAAGCTCCAGGTGAGCAGGGAGCTGCAAACGCATAGCGGTGGCAATACCTATCAAAGCATCTCGAATAACGACATGCGTTGCAATTATGAGTTCGTCACGGACACCAAGCACCAACTGGTGGTCACCGTCATACCCAAGGGTAATCCGGCTTGGCTGCAGCGGGCCTGTCGTAATTCTTACTTTGATGCATATCGAACAGTAAATGGGAAGGAGCAGCTGATTAATCAGACCATGTGTCCCAGTTTCGAGGTTAGCGGATATGAACGTCTGCGTCTTGTTTTTACGACATTCTCGTCCACATTTCCCTTCGAGCTGCAGTATCAGTTGGTTGGCTGTGGTGGCAATTACACTGCTCCATTCACGCTGCGTCCGCTGCTCTCTGACCTGGGCAGCACCTACAAGTCTCGCCAGGAGTGTAAGTGGCATGTGCTGGCGCCGCCACAGCATGCGATCTTTCTTCGCTTCAAGTACTTTGAGGTTGAGAACCGTTGTCAGTATGGCGATCTGAGCATCTATCGTGGCAATAGTCACAGCAAGGAGCATCTGATCAGTAAATTGTGTGGTAACTTGACCAGTCCATCCGTCATGGTCGACAGCAATGAGGCATTGATTGTGGCCACTCTACCCCGCTATATGGATGAAAGTGGACGAGGCTTTGTGGCCAGCGTGCACTTTACGCCCAATTGCAACGAACGTCTCGCGCTTAGCGAGGGCAACACTCGGTTGGATCTGGTACGATCCTATCAGCTGAATGCCAGCACTGCTGGCGATGAATTGCATTGTTATTTCCGCGTTAGTGTGCCGCTCGGTAATCGTGTTTCCGTATGGCTGAAGCAGCTCCAACTGAATGAGCTAGCTTGTCCTAAATGCAGCTCACTTGAGATCTTGGATGGCTTCGACGGCAACAGTGCCAGTCTGGGCAGCTATTACTCCCATTTGGGAAACGGCACCAAGCTCTACAGTTCCTACAATGAAATGGTAATCAAACTGAGCGCCATTGCGCCTTCAAAGAACATCAGCTTTGAGATACTGCTTGAAATAGAACCGAGTTTCTGTGGCCAACTTAGCTATACTCTAGGCAGGAATGAG TTCATCAATCTTCGCTTGAGTTCGAAGAGTATCTCCAGCACTTTCCAGGGCAATGTTCACTGTCAGTGGCACTTCACCACTGTTCTTGACATTCAAATCGATGTGCATGACGTGCAATTGTCGGATATCTCTCCACTGACCCGCAAATGCGTCGACTATGTGTTTATCAAGGGCGATTAC TTTGACAGGTATTATTGCGGAGAATTCAGCAATACCACTTGGTATCTCCCCTACAGCAGAAGTTTCAATGTGATCTTCCACAGTTCTGGAAGCGATATAAGCTATGAACTAAACTTGACAATAAGGCCGAAAATAA attgCAACCGTACCTTTGTATCTTTGGATGGGATTTTGAATTATAATGGCATGGAAAGATCCGAGGccaaaaattgcattaatgaAATTCATGTACCAAACGGATACGCTGTGGCCCTTGAATTAGATTTTGTGCACTTTTATCAGTTTATAGATTCAGGCCATCTGTTG ATTACAGACGTGGGCGCAAATCGAACGCTCTTAAATGCTACAAATGACTACAAATCGAAGCCTGCCTCCTTTTTGAGCACCTCAAACGCGATTCGCATTGATTCATCCAATGTAGgaagtatatcaatattttacCATTCCAACGTAAACACACTGCCGGCTGGTTGTGGAGGGAATCTAACCAGCTTGGAAGGTCAGCTTGCGTATCCGCCATATGATAATCATGACTTTTCTGATTGCACGTGGTACATTTCGGTTCCAGCCGGAATCACACTACAATTCTATTTCAAAA CTTTCGACATGGGCTCAGCCACCAATTGCGACCTCAATAATATTAGTGTTTACGAAAAACTTGACGATGATTCCGAAACTCAACGGCGCTTTTGTGGCTCTACTATGCCTGCAGCGTTTAATATGCAAAGTGATCGCATAAGAATTGTGGCCAAAAAATCACCAAATTTCGTTGGCAGCGGATTTCGATTGTCTTATAATCATTTCAATGTCTAA